A DNA window from Etheostoma spectabile isolate EspeVRDwgs_2016 chromosome 22, UIUC_Espe_1.0, whole genome shotgun sequence contains the following coding sequences:
- the LOC116672498 gene encoding proline-rich protein HaeIII subfamily 1-like, with product MTQKKPGPHVVRWGEVTQIRSPPGVGEWRRPRTPPGHPPPAAARSRGALQPHGTPPGGVCHDKPPTVPRPVPPRSDGPPSPGALGARRAEKRAPRPRAPPGGPQALPQGGNPPHRVRRGGGPRRRFPREDPPPPLPQRGTPSRPSPPQATSRPVFLRRGGPPPPVSSDGRPPAGFSAPWRPPPRFSADGHPTGPRTGTPRRLRRQGAPSALATEPQLLLPPPPRAAGPLRLPPPRSPPTCRRGPHPGFPPTGDPPAGFSRRGPPPVERIPEGTELLPGAASALSRAPKAGSPGPPDSVQRSSLSDPRLALGGPAPRPTATVSGPRSEVGAPDRRPVSGPLSFLGTGSRGSPGSRFRGSPGTQSPGFLRSWPQSQVLRNPGPPCLCLS from the exons ATGACCCAAAAGAAACCGGGACCTCATGTGGTACGGTGGGGGGAGGTGACGCAGATTCGGTCCCCCCCCGGGGTCGGGGAGTGGCGGCGCCCCCGCACCCCCCCCGGACATCCGCCGCCCGCCGCCGCCAGGTCCCGGGGTGCACTGCAGCCCCACGGGACCCCCCCGGGGGGGGTTTGCCACGACAAACCCCCCACGGTGCCCCGGCCAGTCCCCCCAAGATCGGACGGTCCCCCTTCCCCGGGGGCCCTCGGGGCCCGCCGCGCCGAGAAGCGGGCCCCCCGCCCCCGGGCCCCCCCCGGCGGCCCCCAGGCCCTCCCCCAAGGCGGAAACCCCCCCCACCGGGTCCGCCGAGGGGGCGGACCCCGCCGCCGGTTTCCCCGCGAGGACCCCCCGCCGCCGCTCCCCCAAAGAGGGACCCCCAGCCGCCCCTCCCCGCCCCAAGCGACCTCCCGCCCGGTTTTCCTCCGACGCGGCGGACCCCCGCCCCCGGTTTCCTCCGACGGGCGACCCCCAGCCGGGTTTTCCGCCCCGTGGCGACCCCCCCCCCGGTTTTCCGCCGACGGGCACCCCACCGGGCCCCGGACGGGCACCCCACGCCGGCTCCGCCGACAGGGGGCCCCCAGCGCGCTCGCCACCGAGCCCCAGCTGCTtttgccccccccaccccgggcCGCGGGCCCCTTACGACTGCCGCCCCCGCGGAGCCCCCCGACCTGCCGCCGCGGGCCCCACCCCGGTTTTCCCCCGACAGGGGACCCCCCCGCCGGTTTTAGCCGCAGGGGACCCCCACCTGTAGAGCGGATCCCTGAGGGGACTGAACTCCTCCCTGGGGCCGCCTCGGCCCTCAGCCGCGCCCCCAAAGCGGGTTCCCCGGG acctcCCGACTCTGTTCAGAGGTCCAGCCTTTCTGACCCCCGGCTGGCACTCGGTGGCCCTGCCCCCCGGCCGACGGCCACCGTTTCTGGCCCTCGGTCGGAGGTCGGTGCCCCCGACCGCCGGCCGGTGTCTGGGCCTCTGTCCTTTCTAGGCACTGGCTCCCGGGGTTCCCCTGGATCCCGGTTCCGGGGGTCCCCTGGGACTCAGTCCCCTGGCTTCCTCAGGTCCTGGCCTCAGTCCCAGGTCCTCAGGAACCCCGGCCCCCCGTGTCTTTGCTTGTCCTAG